A genomic region of Stenotrophomonas sp. NA06056 contains the following coding sequences:
- a CDS encoding pentapeptide repeat-containing protein: protein MDTALNPKSLPKSGKTKAEDRTIEADVDGGNFSNFHFSRLVAKKVNFRNIDFRYSSFDSCYMRGCTFDSCDFTGCKFVGTNLHGAHFLGCKFDYAVFERTDIDDHVLLSNCPERENLKLKFARTLRMNYQQLGNAQSANKAIQIELDATEAHLLKAWKSNESYYRRKYSGLARIKQFAHWLYFKSLDWIWGNGESSLKLGRSALVVIAILALNDTLEFKNPALLSSYVNSFKEVIPIFLGINTSTPYTPLFMAGVTTIRLMMFGFLMSIIIKRFNRR, encoded by the coding sequence ATGGACACGGCGCTGAATCCAAAATCTTTGCCCAAGAGCGGAAAGACAAAGGCTGAAGACAGAACCATCGAAGCCGATGTCGATGGCGGGAATTTTTCTAACTTCCATTTTTCACGCCTCGTCGCGAAGAAAGTTAATTTCAGAAATATTGACTTCCGATACTCCTCTTTCGACTCGTGCTACATGCGAGGCTGCACCTTCGACAGCTGCGACTTCACCGGCTGCAAGTTTGTCGGAACCAACCTTCATGGAGCTCACTTCCTAGGCTGCAAATTTGATTACGCAGTATTTGAGAGAACAGATATTGACGATCATGTTCTTTTATCGAACTGCCCAGAGAGAGAAAATCTCAAGTTAAAGTTCGCAAGAACGCTGCGAATGAACTATCAACAACTAGGAAATGCCCAGTCCGCGAACAAGGCCATTCAAATTGAACTAGACGCGACAGAGGCACATCTACTGAAGGCATGGAAATCCAATGAATCCTATTATCGACGAAAATATTCCGGTCTAGCGCGAATCAAGCAATTTGCCCATTGGCTCTACTTCAAAAGCCTGGACTGGATCTGGGGAAATGGTGAAAGCTCACTAAAACTGGGCAGATCCGCGCTCGTTGTAATTGCCATCTTGGCGCTGAATGACACACTAGAGTTCAAGAATCCCGCACTACTGTCGAGTTACGTTAACTCCTTCAAAGAAGTAATTCCCATATTTCTAGGAATCAATACTTCAACACCCTACACCCCCCTATTCATGGCTGGCGTGACAACAATTCGGCTCATGATGTTTGGATTTTTGATGTCCATCATCATAAAAAGATTTAATAGGCGGTAG
- a CDS encoding nucleotidyltransferase gives MLAVIGENDRNVSEMNFSIYSQDKLKAIWREGNPFAWHLHLESAMVFTSDGTDIIDSLGEPSKYSRARADCLNFIDLFDSATTSIRMGTNSIHFELSTIFIAARNFAICYSFDKKSRPVFSRQAPLLLGEHSLRLPPTSYSTLERARILASRGIGDQIEKQQLNSTIEDLPKIRQWMARLMEGLTL, from the coding sequence ATGCTCGCGGTAATCGGCGAAAACGATAGAAACGTGAGCGAGATGAACTTTTCCATCTACTCACAAGATAAGCTAAAAGCAATCTGGCGAGAAGGAAACCCTTTCGCTTGGCACCTGCATCTGGAGTCCGCAATGGTATTCACCAGCGACGGAACGGATATCATTGACAGTCTTGGAGAGCCAAGCAAGTACTCCCGCGCGAGAGCCGATTGTTTGAACTTTATAGATCTCTTTGACAGTGCAACCACATCCATAAGAATGGGCACAAACAGCATTCACTTCGAGCTATCAACGATATTTATCGCAGCTCGCAACTTTGCAATTTGCTATTCCTTCGATAAGAAAAGCCGGCCAGTCTTCTCGCGCCAAGCCCCACTGCTACTCGGAGAGCACAGCCTGAGGCTCCCCCCCACTTCTTACAGCACTCTCGAAAGAGCAAGAATCCTAGCTAGCCGCGGCATTGGGGATCAGATAGAAAAACAGCAACTGAATTCTACAATCGAAGATCTTCCAAAGATTAGACAATGGATGGCGAGACTGATGGAAGGATTAACGTTGTGA
- the emrB gene encoding multidrug efflux MFS transporter permease subunit EmrB has protein sequence MSAQAPAAPGSPGAPAAPGAAAGFLPPSVALCTVGLAMASFMQVLDTTIANVSLPTIAGNLGASSQQATWVITSFAVSTAIALPLTGWLSRRFGERKLFVWATLAFVITSLLCGLAQSMGMLVLSRALQGFVAGPMYPITQSLLVSIYPREKRGQALALLAMITVVAPICGPILGGWITDNYSWEWIFLINVPLGIFAALVVGNQLKGRPEHVEKPKMDYVGLVTLVIGVGALQLVLDLGNDEDWFSSMKIVVLACVAVVALTVFLIWELTDKDPIVDLKLFRHRNFRAGTLAMVVAYAAFFSVALLIPQWLQRDMGYTAIWAGLATAPIGILPVIMTPFVGKYASRFDMRMLATIAFVVLSMTSFLRSGFNLQVDFQHVAGVQLIMGIGVALFFMPVLQILLSDLDGREIAAGSGLATFLRTLGGSFAASLTTWLWARRTQVHHADLTEHISVYQPGMQDQVAAMGQGDLQHGAAVLNNMINHQASQMGFNDIFFLLGWIFLAIITFLWLAKPPFGAGAGAASAGGH, from the coding sequence ATGTCCGCACAAGCTCCAGCTGCGCCCGGCTCTCCGGGCGCACCGGCGGCGCCGGGTGCGGCCGCCGGCTTCCTGCCACCCAGTGTGGCCCTGTGCACCGTGGGCCTGGCGATGGCCTCGTTCATGCAGGTGCTCGACACCACCATCGCCAATGTCTCGCTGCCGACCATTGCCGGTAATCTTGGTGCCAGTTCGCAGCAGGCGACGTGGGTCATCACTTCGTTCGCGGTCAGTACCGCGATCGCGCTGCCGCTGACCGGCTGGCTCAGCCGTCGCTTCGGCGAGCGCAAGCTGTTCGTGTGGGCCACGCTGGCCTTCGTGATCACCTCGCTGCTGTGCGGCCTGGCCCAGAGCATGGGCATGCTGGTGCTGTCGCGCGCGCTGCAGGGCTTCGTCGCCGGGCCGATGTACCCGATCACGCAGTCGCTGCTGGTCTCGATCTATCCCCGGGAGAAGCGAGGACAGGCGCTGGCGCTGCTGGCGATGATCACCGTGGTGGCGCCGATCTGTGGGCCGATCCTCGGTGGCTGGATCACCGACAACTACAGTTGGGAATGGATCTTCCTGATCAATGTACCGCTGGGCATCTTCGCCGCGCTGGTGGTGGGTAACCAGTTGAAGGGCCGCCCGGAGCACGTCGAGAAGCCGAAGATGGACTACGTCGGCCTGGTCACCCTGGTGATCGGCGTGGGCGCCTTGCAGCTGGTGCTCGACCTGGGCAACGACGAGGACTGGTTCTCGTCGATGAAGATCGTGGTGCTGGCCTGCGTGGCCGTGGTGGCGCTGACCGTGTTCCTGATCTGGGAACTGACCGACAAGGATCCGATCGTTGACCTGAAGCTGTTCCGGCACCGCAACTTCCGCGCGGGTACGCTGGCGATGGTGGTGGCCTACGCGGCGTTCTTCAGCGTGGCCCTGCTGATTCCGCAATGGCTGCAGCGCGACATGGGTTACACCGCGATCTGGGCAGGCCTGGCGACGGCGCCGATCGGCATCCTGCCGGTGATCATGACGCCGTTCGTGGGCAAGTATGCATCGCGCTTCGACATGCGCATGCTGGCCACGATCGCGTTCGTGGTGCTGTCGATGACCAGCTTCCTGCGTTCGGGTTTCAACCTGCAGGTGGACTTCCAGCACGTGGCCGGTGTGCAGCTGATCATGGGCATCGGCGTGGCGTTGTTCTTCATGCCGGTGCTGCAGATCCTGCTGTCGGACCTGGATGGCCGTGAGATCGCGGCCGGCTCCGGCCTGGCCACGTTCCTGCGTACGCTGGGCGGCAGCTTTGCCGCGTCGCTGACCACCTGGCTGTGGGCGCGTCGCACGCAGGTGCATCACGCGGATCTGACCGAACACATCTCGGTGTATCAGCCGGGCATGCAGGACCAGGTAGCAGCGATGGGGCAGGGCGACCTGCAGCACGGTGCTGCGGTGCTGAACAACATGATCAACCACCAGGCTTCGCAGATGGGCTTCAACGACATCTTCTTCCTGTTGGGCTGGATCTTCCTGGCAATCATCACCTTCCTGTGGCTGGCCAAGCCGCCATTCGGCGCAGGTGCGGGTGCGGCGTCTGCCGGCGGGCATTGA
- the emrA gene encoding multidrug efflux MFS transporter periplasmic adaptor subunit EmrA — MSQTQDTAAPAAPNRRGTLLRGLFVIVVLLLAALALWYFMFGRWFEETDDAYVQGNQVQITPLVAGTVVAINADDGMRVERGQLLVQLDPADTSVALQQAEANLAKTVRQTRGLYRSVEGAQADLNARQVSLKRVRDDFARRKDLAATGAISNEELAHARDELASAEAAVAGSRETVERNRALVDDTVIATQPDVLAAAAQLRQAFLNNARSGIVAPVTGYVARRSVQVGQRVQPGNALMAVVPTEQMWVEANFKETQLRHMRLGQEVELKSDLYAGDVKYKGRIDSLGLGTGSAFSLLPAQNASGNWIKIVQRVPVRIAIDAKQLAEHPLRIGLSMKAEVSLRDQKGEVLPSAAAKGAVFDTDVYAKQLHDADEVIHTIIQGNLPQQAKAS, encoded by the coding sequence ATGAGCCAGACCCAAGACACTGCGGCCCCTGCCGCCCCCAACCGTCGCGGCACGCTGCTGCGCGGCCTGTTCGTGATCGTCGTGCTGCTGCTGGCCGCACTGGCGCTGTGGTACTTCATGTTCGGTCGTTGGTTTGAAGAAACCGACGACGCCTACGTGCAGGGCAACCAGGTGCAGATCACTCCGCTGGTGGCCGGTACCGTGGTCGCCATCAATGCCGATGACGGCATGCGCGTGGAGCGCGGCCAGCTGCTGGTGCAGTTGGATCCGGCCGATACCTCGGTGGCCCTGCAGCAGGCCGAAGCCAACCTGGCCAAGACCGTGCGCCAGACCCGCGGCCTGTACCGCAGCGTCGAAGGTGCGCAGGCCGATCTGAACGCGCGCCAGGTGAGCCTGAAGCGCGTGCGCGACGACTTCGCCCGCCGCAAGGACCTGGCCGCCACCGGCGCCATCTCCAACGAAGAACTGGCCCATGCACGTGATGAGCTGGCCTCTGCCGAAGCGGCCGTGGCCGGTTCGCGCGAGACCGTCGAGCGCAACCGCGCGCTGGTCGATGACACGGTCATCGCCACCCAGCCGGACGTGCTGGCCGCCGCCGCGCAGCTGCGCCAGGCCTTCCTCAACAATGCCCGTTCGGGCATCGTCGCGCCGGTCACCGGCTATGTCGCCCGTCGTTCTGTGCAGGTCGGCCAGCGCGTGCAGCCGGGCAACGCCCTGATGGCGGTGGTGCCGACCGAGCAGATGTGGGTCGAGGCCAACTTCAAGGAAACCCAGCTGCGCCACATGCGCCTGGGCCAGGAAGTGGAGCTGAAGTCGGACCTGTATGCCGGCGACGTGAAGTACAAGGGCCGCATCGACAGCCTGGGCCTGGGCACCGGTTCGGCGTTCTCGCTGCTGCCGGCACAGAACGCCAGCGGCAACTGGATCAAGATCGTGCAGCGCGTGCCCGTGCGCATCGCCATCGATGCCAAGCAGCTGGCCGAACATCCGCTGCGCATCGGTCTGTCGATGAAGGCCGAAGTGAGCCTGCGCGACCAGAAGGGCGAAGTGCTGCCGAGCGCGGCCGCCAAGGGCGCGGTGTTCGACACCGACGTGTACGCCAAGCAGCTGCACGATGCCGATGAGGTGATCCACACGATCATCCAGGGCAACCTGCCGCAGCAGGCCAAGGCGAGCTGA
- the emrC gene encoding multidrug efflux transporter outer membrane subunit EmrC, which yields MNPITHPTLRRSGRALLVSALALALAACASSRGLTPQGHVLDVDSLHSERTLADSDLSAAGFPAQDWWKALGDTQLDALIAEGLAGHPSLDAADARLRQAQSQVGTARADRLPSLSVSGGYTGLRLPESMAGDEIGGHYAGSSQVAFDFSYGIDLWGGKRAAWEAAVDGAHAATVEAQAARLNLSTGIAQAYTDLAYAWQLNDVAEEELARSQKSLELTRQRRRAGIDSDLQVRQAEARVPAAQQQLLAAQQRIDAGRTALAALVGKGPDRGLSIERPRAMNPLALQLPGVVPSELLGRRPDIVAARWRVEAADKQIKVAKTKFYPSLNLTALAGVVAPNVGDLLQSSSSFAYIGPALSLPIFEGGKLRANLANTDAQYDLAVANYNQAVLDALRDVADQVNAVRSLAQQAQSQQQAVDTAHAAFDLAQQRYRAGIGSYLDVLTAQSTLLQSQQQLAGLQSQQLQTSVRLSKALGGGFQPSDAGAAPLASHSDSSHS from the coding sequence ATGAACCCGATCACGCATCCCACTCTCCGCCGGTCCGGGCGCGCGCTGCTGGTTTCAGCGCTGGCCCTGGCCCTGGCCGCCTGCGCCAGCAGCCGTGGCCTCACCCCGCAGGGCCACGTGCTCGACGTGGACAGCCTGCACAGCGAACGCACCCTGGCCGACAGCGACCTGAGCGCCGCCGGTTTTCCTGCCCAGGACTGGTGGAAGGCACTGGGCGATACGCAGCTGGATGCGCTGATCGCCGAAGGCCTGGCCGGCCATCCGAGCCTGGACGCCGCCGACGCGCGCCTGCGCCAGGCACAGTCGCAGGTCGGCACTGCACGCGCCGATCGCCTGCCCAGCCTGTCCGTGTCCGGTGGCTACACGGGCTTGCGCCTGCCCGAATCGATGGCCGGTGATGAAATCGGCGGTCACTATGCCGGCAGCAGCCAGGTCGCCTTCGATTTCAGCTACGGCATCGACCTGTGGGGTGGCAAGCGCGCCGCCTGGGAGGCCGCCGTGGATGGCGCCCATGCCGCGACCGTCGAGGCCCAGGCCGCTCGCCTGAACCTGTCCACCGGCATCGCCCAGGCCTATACCGACCTGGCCTATGCGTGGCAGCTCAACGACGTGGCCGAAGAAGAGCTGGCACGCTCGCAGAAGTCGCTGGAGCTGACCCGCCAGCGCCGCCGCGCCGGCATCGACAGTGATCTGCAGGTACGCCAGGCCGAAGCCCGCGTTCCGGCCGCACAGCAGCAGTTGCTGGCGGCGCAGCAGCGTATCGATGCGGGCCGCACTGCGCTGGCCGCGCTGGTCGGCAAGGGCCCGGACCGGGGCCTGTCGATCGAACGCCCACGGGCGATGAACCCGCTGGCCCTGCAGTTGCCGGGCGTGGTGCCCAGCGAACTGCTCGGCCGTCGCCCGGACATCGTCGCCGCGCGCTGGCGGGTGGAGGCGGCCGACAAGCAGATCAAGGTCGCCAAAACCAAGTTCTACCCCAGCCTCAACCTGACCGCGCTGGCCGGCGTGGTCGCACCGAATGTTGGCGACCTGCTGCAGAGCAGCTCCAGCTTCGCTTACATCGGCCCGGCGCTGAGCCTGCCGATCTTCGAAGGCGGCAAGCTGCGCGCCAACCTGGCCAACACCGATGCGCAGTACGACCTGGCCGTAGCGAACTACAACCAGGCGGTGCTCGATGCACTGCGCGATGTGGCCGACCAGGTCAACGCCGTGCGCTCGCTGGCGCAGCAGGCGCAGTCGCAGCAGCAGGCGGTGGATACCGCACATGCTGCGTTTGACCTGGCCCAGCAGCGCTACCGCGCCGGCATCGGCAGCTACCTGGACGTGCTGACCGCGCAGTCCACGCTGCTGCAATCGCAGCAGCAGCTGGCCGGCCTGCAGTCGCAGCAGCTGCAGACCTCGGTACGCCTGAGCAAGGCGCTGGGCGGTGGTTTCCAGCCCAGCGACGCTGGTGCCGCACCGCTTGCTTCCCATTCCGATTCCTCGCATTCCTGA
- the emrR gene encoding multidrug efflux system transcriptional regulator EmrR, producing the protein MICPATTPPSFGLLLRQVRDGLVRQLDASMAEEDLGIGFTHYIGLKVLSNMAPCTANELAQAIDQVPSAVTRLLDKLEALGCVRREPHAQDRRALQIVLTDEGRALWARLKLRGDAVMDYALRDLSADERTQLLSLLTRIRDSLTTP; encoded by the coding sequence ATGATCTGTCCTGCAACCACTCCCCCCAGCTTCGGCCTGCTGCTGCGCCAGGTGCGCGACGGCCTGGTCCGCCAGCTCGATGCGTCCATGGCCGAAGAGGACCTCGGCATCGGCTTCACCCACTACATCGGGCTGAAGGTGCTCTCGAACATGGCGCCGTGCACGGCCAACGAGCTGGCCCAGGCCATCGACCAGGTGCCCAGCGCGGTCACCCGCCTGCTGGACAAGCTGGAAGCGCTCGGTTGCGTGCGCCGCGAGCCGCATGCCCAGGACCGGCGTGCGCTGCAGATCGTATTGACCGATGAAGGCCGCGCGCTGTGGGCGCGGTTGAAGCTGCGTGGCGACGCGGTGATGGATTACGCCCTGCGCGATCTGTCCGCCGACGAACGCACCCAGCTGCTGTCCCTCCTGACCCGAATCCGCGATTCCCTGACGACCCCATGA
- a CDS encoding helix-turn-helix transcriptional regulator has translation MNVTFKPPPAHVKAGEPGPATLLREEALDWFERNDGPPVIAFRFDSPQGLAREVDWHHHVRAQLICVERGLLTTRTSHGTWSLAPGSAGWMPPAEPHTVHIDGPLRGWGMVLAAPLCAELPADPCVLGISRLAQAVAERICDWPQDYESTPERQHIINVLLDEIRTAPRQRMHLPMPRDRRLLKIASQLLADPADERGLAQWAHWAGLSPRSLTRHFRDETTLSFAQWRQQARLAEALRQLSEGRSVADIAHALGFSSASAFVTVFRRHFGLPPGRYLARAGHGLEPGLDPARGLASPAASG, from the coding sequence ATGAATGTCACATTCAAGCCACCCCCAGCCCACGTGAAGGCGGGCGAACCCGGACCCGCCACCCTGCTGCGTGAAGAGGCGCTGGACTGGTTCGAACGCAATGATGGGCCGCCGGTCATCGCCTTCCGCTTCGACAGCCCGCAGGGGCTGGCCCGCGAAGTGGACTGGCATCACCACGTCCGCGCGCAGCTGATCTGCGTTGAACGCGGCCTGCTGACCACCCGCACCTCGCATGGCACCTGGTCGCTGGCGCCCGGCTCGGCGGGATGGATGCCACCGGCCGAGCCGCATACGGTCCACATCGATGGACCGCTGCGTGGCTGGGGCATGGTGCTGGCCGCCCCCCTGTGCGCCGAGCTGCCCGCCGACCCCTGCGTGCTGGGCATTTCGCGGTTGGCGCAGGCCGTGGCCGAACGCATCTGCGACTGGCCGCAGGACTACGAGAGCACCCCCGAACGGCAGCACATCATCAACGTGCTGCTGGACGAGATCCGCACCGCGCCGCGCCAGCGCATGCACCTGCCGATGCCGCGCGACCGACGCCTGTTGAAGATCGCCTCACAGCTGCTGGCCGACCCGGCCGACGAGCGCGGCCTGGCGCAGTGGGCGCATTGGGCCGGTTTGTCGCCGCGCAGCCTCACCCGTCATTTCCGCGACGAGACCACACTGAGCTTCGCCCAATGGCGCCAGCAGGCGCGGCTGGCCGAGGCGCTGCGGCAGCTCAGCGAGGGCCGCAGCGTGGCCGACATCGCCCACGCACTGGGCTTCAGCAGCGCCAGCGCCTTCGTCACCGTGTTCCGACGACACTTCGGATTGCCGCCCGGACGCTACCTGGCACGGGCCGGCCACGGCCTGGAACCGGGCCTGGACCCTGCACGCGGCTTGGCATCCCCCGCCGCATCCGGATAA
- the parC gene encoding DNA topoisomerase IV subunit A encodes MTDLARPVFHGFEQLPLREYAERAYLDYSMYVVLDRALPFIGDGLKPVQRRIIYSMSELGLNAASKPKKSARTVGDVIGKYHPHGDSACYEALVLMAQPFSYRYPLIEGQGNFGSSDDPKSFAAMRYTESKLTPIAEVLLGELGQGTTDWAPNFDGTLQEPTWMPARLPHLLLNGTTGIAVGMATDVPPHNLNEIVSALLHLLDDPDASVRDLCEHVKGPDYPSNAEIITPANDLRNMYETGNGSVRARATFTKEAHNVVVTALPFQVSPSKVIEQIAAQMRAKKLPWLEDVRDESDHANPVRVVLVPRSNRVDAEQLMGHLFATTDMERSYRVNLNVIGLDGRPQVKNLKMLLSEWLAFRSSTVTRRLQHRLQKVERRLHLLEGLLVAFLNLDEVIHIIRTEDEPKAALIARFGLSEDQAEYILETKLKQLARLEEMKIRGEQDELAKEREKILGILDNKAKLKKLIRDELQADAKKFGDARRSPLVQRQAAQAIDETELVPSEPMTVVMSEKGWIRAAKGHDIDASTLSYRDGDALQGAVRARSTQQVAFLDSEGRAYSTPVHTLPSARGNGEPLTGRFSPAAGTSFVTLASAEPDTRFVLASTHGYGFVTRFENLIGRNKAGKAMLNLSAGSSVLTPSVVANVATDRIVAVTSSGNLLAIAANDLPELDKGKGNKIIEIPKAKLATERVVAIVAISPGQTLQVRSGQRTMGLKFNELEAYLGARATRGHLLPRGWQKVEGLSVE; translated from the coding sequence ATGACCGATCTTGCCCGCCCCGTGTTCCACGGTTTCGAACAACTGCCGCTGCGCGAGTACGCCGAACGCGCCTACCTCGACTACTCGATGTACGTAGTGCTGGATCGCGCCCTGCCGTTCATCGGCGACGGCCTGAAGCCGGTGCAGCGTCGCATCATCTATTCGATGAGCGAGCTGGGCCTGAATGCCGCGTCCAAGCCGAAGAAGTCCGCGCGCACCGTCGGTGACGTCATCGGTAAATACCACCCGCATGGCGACAGCGCGTGCTACGAAGCGCTGGTGCTGATGGCGCAGCCGTTCTCGTACCGCTATCCGCTGATCGAAGGCCAGGGCAACTTCGGTTCCAGCGACGACCCGAAGTCGTTCGCGGCGATGCGTTATACCGAATCCAAGCTGACCCCGATCGCCGAAGTGCTGCTGGGCGAACTGGGCCAGGGCACCACCGACTGGGCACCGAACTTCGACGGCACCCTGCAGGAACCGACCTGGATGCCGGCACGCCTGCCGCATCTGCTGCTGAACGGCACCACCGGCATCGCCGTGGGCATGGCCACCGATGTGCCGCCGCACAACCTCAACGAGATCGTCAGCGCGCTGCTGCATCTGTTGGACGACCCGGACGCCAGCGTGCGCGACCTGTGCGAGCACGTGAAGGGTCCCGACTACCCGTCCAACGCCGAGATCATCACCCCGGCCAACGACCTGCGGAACATGTACGAGACCGGCAACGGCAGCGTGCGCGCGCGTGCAACCTTCACCAAGGAAGCGCACAACGTGGTGGTCACCGCGCTGCCGTTCCAGGTGTCACCGTCGAAGGTGATCGAGCAGATTGCCGCGCAGATGCGTGCCAAGAAGCTGCCGTGGCTGGAAGACGTGCGCGATGAATCCGACCACGCCAACCCGGTGCGCGTGGTACTGGTGCCGCGCTCGAACCGCGTCGATGCCGAACAGCTGATGGGCCACCTGTTCGCCACCACGGACATGGAGCGCAGCTACCGCGTCAACCTCAACGTGATCGGGCTGGACGGCCGTCCGCAGGTGAAGAACCTGAAGATGCTGCTCAGCGAATGGCTGGCGTTCCGCAGCAGCACCGTCACCCGACGCCTGCAGCACCGCCTGCAGAAGGTCGAGCGTCGCCTGCACCTGTTGGAAGGCCTGCTGGTGGCGTTCCTCAACCTGGACGAGGTGATCCACATCATCCGTACCGAGGACGAACCGAAGGCGGCGCTGATCGCGCGCTTCGGCCTGTCCGAAGACCAGGCCGAGTACATCCTCGAAACCAAGCTGAAGCAGCTGGCCCGCCTGGAAGAGATGAAGATCCGTGGCGAGCAGGACGAGCTGGCCAAGGAGCGGGAGAAGATCCTCGGCATCCTGGACAACAAGGCCAAGCTGAAGAAGCTGATCCGCGACGAGCTGCAGGCCGATGCCAAGAAGTTCGGTGACGCGCGCCGTTCGCCGCTGGTGCAGCGCCAGGCGGCGCAGGCCATCGACGAGACCGAGCTGGTACCGAGCGAACCGATGACGGTGGTGATGTCCGAGAAGGGCTGGATCCGCGCCGCCAAGGGCCACGACATCGATGCCTCGACCCTGTCCTACCGCGATGGCGATGCCCTGCAGGGCGCGGTGCGTGCGCGCAGCACCCAGCAGGTCGCGTTCCTCGACAGCGAAGGCCGCGCCTACTCTACGCCGGTGCATACCCTGCCCTCGGCGCGCGGCAACGGTGAACCGCTGACCGGCCGCTTCTCGCCGGCCGCCGGCACCAGCTTCGTGACCCTGGCCAGCGCCGAGCCGGATACCCGCTTCGTGCTGGCCTCGACCCACGGCTACGGTTTCGTCACCCGCTTCGAGAACCTGATCGGTCGCAACAAGGCCGGCAAGGCGATGCTGAACCTGTCGGCGGGCTCGTCGGTGCTGACGCCGTCGGTGGTGGCCAACGTCGCCACCGACCGCATCGTCGCGGTGACCAGTTCGGGCAACCTGCTGGCGATCGCCGCCAACGACCTGCCGGAACTGGACAAGGGCAAGGGCAACAAGATCATCGAGATCCCCAAGGCCAAACTGGCCACCGAGCGGGTCGTCGCGATCGTCGCCATCAGCCCCGGGCAGACCCTGCAGGTGCGCAGTGGCCAACGCACCATGGGCCTGAAGTTCAACGAGCTCGAAGCCTATCTGGGCGCCCGCGCCACCCGCGGCCACCTGCTGCCCCGCGGCTGGCAGAAAGTGGAAGGGCTGTCGGTCGAATGA
- the bfr gene encoding bacterioferritin, with protein sequence MKGNPDVIACLKELLRGELAARDQYFIHSRRYEDQGLFALYERLNHEMEEETQHADALLRRILFLGGDPDMRPHATEPGRTVEEMLRKDLDTEYAVRNNLAAGMKLCEEKGDYVSRDMLLAQLKDTEEDHAWWLEQQLGLIKRIGLELYQLSKIDGSGAAAH encoded by the coding sequence ATGAAAGGCAATCCGGACGTCATCGCCTGCCTGAAGGAACTGCTGCGCGGCGAACTCGCTGCCCGCGATCAGTACTTCATCCACTCCCGCCGCTACGAGGACCAGGGCCTGTTCGCGCTGTACGAACGCCTGAACCACGAGATGGAAGAGGAGACCCAGCATGCCGACGCGCTGCTGCGCCGGATCCTGTTCCTGGGCGGCGACCCGGACATGCGCCCGCATGCCACCGAGCCGGGCAGGACCGTGGAGGAGATGCTGCGCAAGGATCTGGACACCGAGTACGCGGTGCGCAACAACCTCGCCGCCGGCATGAAGCTGTGCGAGGAGAAAGGCGACTACGTGAGCCGCGACATGCTGCTGGCGCAGTTGAAGGACACCGAGGAAGACCACGCCTGGTGGCTGGAGCAGCAGCTGGGCCTGATCAAGCGCATCGGCCTGGAGCTGTACCAGTTGAGCAAGATCGACGGCAGCGGCGCCGCAGCGCACTGA